In Harpia harpyja isolate bHarHar1 chromosome Z, bHarHar1 primary haplotype, whole genome shotgun sequence, a single window of DNA contains:
- the USP4 gene encoding ubiquitin carboxyl-terminal hydrolase 4 isoform X6 — translation MAAAEGGGARPDATVQRAELGPLLATALRPGESWYLVDSRWFKQWKKYVGFDSWDMFGAGDPGLFPGPIDNSGLFGDPETQSLKEHLIDELDYVLVPTEAWNKLVRWYGCIDGQQPIVRKVVEYGLFVKHYKVEVYLLELKLCESSDPDNVISCHFSKADTVATIEKKMRKLFNIPAEKETRLWNRYMSNTYEQLSKLDSTVQDAGLYDGQVVLIEVKNEDGTWPGQHFLAKSCLGLQKTSFKNTTQRSAPRLDSHGWHGIWENMGRYLENFSPPMVWNFTPEQLQNPHEVVEYLKGKCCGYSKEAQLTTLCWALASIYQTLLNIMQHPQRAGRENRPTGTAAIPTLMTSTVATQTLATGTVATQTPATGTAAEPENQTVPVSVAPVQKKKYTKKSAHLVRDESEPGSSREQEEEAEPEIITRSLSPSELRDIQKDFSRHPGEHIVTWLLRCWDNGASSLELEGREAKQLGSLSREGVIDKAIGKKTQALSLWRRLLLGVKERYPFKEDITCHPGKWTTMERGIQYLRELAVLEVIYNERLPTDPDEVQCTQPMWRKFLRSTPPLYANSLAIVSWKEGEGQTVDEVAGRLQQYEGSISSSLRACISAVEKLPDMLAEKLSREFQRFEDKFCPAPVQAPISAIRSQHSSAEEKGYRRYTSRSTLWFYLRDHGEDMREWDGKPTSTLEARLLYAISMGLQ, via the exons ATGGCGGCGGCTGaaggcggcggggcgcggccggACGCGACGGTGCAGCGGGCCGAGCTGGGGCCGCTGCTAGCCACGGCCCTCCGGCCGGGGGAGTCCTG GTACCTGGTGGACAGCCGCTGGTTCAAGCAGTGGAAGAAGTACGTGGGCTTCGACAGCTGGGATATGTTCGGCGCGGGCGATCCCGGCCTCTTCCCTGGGCCTATCGACAACTCGGGTCTCTTCGGCG ATCCAGAAACCCAGAGTTTAAAAGAACACCTCATTGACGAGCTAGATTATGTATTGGTTCCCACCGAAGCCTGGAATAAACTAGTAAGGTGGTATGGCTGCATAGATGGACAGCAGCCTATTGTGAGAAAA GTAGTGGAATATGGTCTGTTTGTGAAGCACTATAAGGTTGAAGTTTATCTTCTTGAGCTGAAGCTGTGTGAGAGCAGTGATCCTGACAATGTAATTAGCTGCCACTTTAGCAAAGCAGATACTGTTG CTACCattgagaaaaaaatgagaaaactgtttAATATCCCAGCTGAGAAGGAAACTAGGTTATGGAACAGGTATATGAGCAACACTTACGAGCAGCTCAGCAAGCTGGATAGCACTGTGCAAGATGCAGGGCTCTATGACGGTCAG GTTGTTCTAATAGAAGTGAAGAATGAAGATGGCACGTGGCCTGGACAGCATTTCCTGGCAAA gtcttgtttagggttacaaaaaacttcttttaagaataccacccagagatctgccccaaggctggatagtcatgggtggcacggcatatgggagaatatgggcaggtatctagagaacttctcacctccaatggtttggaacttcactcctgaacaactacagaaccctcatgaagtggtagaatatttgaaaggaaaatgctgtggctattccaaagaggcacaacttaccacactgtgctgggccctggccagcatctaccaaacactgctcaatattatgcagcaccctcagcgggcagggagggaaaacagaccgacaggcactgcagctattcCAACCCTCATGACAAGCACTGTGGCTACTCAAACTCTggcgacaggcactgtggctactcaaaccccagcgacaggcactgcagctgaaccagagaaccaaactgtgccagtatcagttgcccctgtacagaagaagaaatacacaaaaaaatcagctcacttagtgagggatgaaagtgaaccagggtcatcacgagaacaggaggaagaggcagaaccagagataatcacccgatccctatccccGAGTGAGCTGCGAGATATACAAAAGGATTTCAGCCGCCATCCAGGCGAGCACATtgtcacctggctgctccgatgctgggataacggggccagtagcttggaattagagggtagggaagccaagcagctgggatccctgtctagggaaggggtcattgacaaggcgattgggaaaaagacacaagccctcagcctctggaggcgacttctgttgggtgtgaaggaaaggtaccccttcaaggaagatattacatgtcacccaggcaagtggaccactatggagagaggtatccagtacctgagggaattagctgtgctagaggtgatttataatgagcggttacccacagatccagatgaagtgcaatgcacacaacccatgtggcggaagtttctacgaagcaCACCACCATtgtatgccaactcattggcaatagtgtcctggaaagaaggtgAGGGAcagacagtggatgaagtggctggaCGACTCCAGCAATACGAAGGAAGTATCTCTTCTTCCCTACGGGcctgcatctcagctgtggagaaactgcCAGACATGCTAGCCGAGAAactgtcccgagagttccagcgaTTCGAGGATAAGTTCTGCCCCGCACCTGTCCAGGCCcctatctcagctattaggagtcaGCATTCTTCTGCTGAAGAGAAAGGGTATAGAAGGTACACATCACGtagtaccctgtggttttacctgcgtgaccacggagaggacatgagggagtgggatggaaaacctacctcaacCCTAGAGGCACGG ttgctatatgccatatcaatggGATTACAGTAA
- the USP4 gene encoding ubiquitin carboxyl-terminal hydrolase 4 isoform X5, translating into MAAAEGGGARPDATVQRAELGPLLATALRPGESWYLVDSRWFKQWKKYVGFDSWDMFGAGDPGLFPGPIDNSGLFGDPETQSLKEHLIDELDYVLVPTEAWNKLVRWYGCIDGQQPIVRKVVEYGLFVKHYKVEVYLLELKLCESSDPDNVISCHFSKADTVATIEKKMRKLFNIPAEKETRLWNRYMSNTYEQLSKLDSTVQDAGLYDGQVVLIEVKNEDGTWPGQHFLAKSCLGLQKTSFKNTTQRSAPRLDSHGWHGIWENMGRYLENFSPPMVWNFTPEQLQNPHEVVEYLKGKCCGYSKEAQLTTLCWALASIYQTLLNIMQHPQRAGRENRPTGTAAIPTLMTSTVATQTLATGTVATQTPATGTAAEPENQTVPVSVAPVQKKKYTKKSAHLVRDESEPGSSREQEEEAEPEIITRSLSPSELRDIQKDFSRHPGEHIVTWLLRCWDNGASSLELEGREAKQLGSLSREGVIDKAIGKKTQALSLWRRLLLGVKERYPFKEDITCHPGKWTTMERGIQYLRELAVLEVIYNERLPTDPDEVQCTQPMWRKFLRSTPPLYANSLAIVSWKEGEGQTVDEVAGRLQQYEGSISSSLRACISAVEKLPDMLAEKLSREFQRFEDKFCPAPVQAPISAIRSQHSSAEEKGYRRYTSRSTLWFYLRDHGEDMREWDGKPTSTLEARQSAGCILFSLGGVSSTPGVDCPRGRNKAPPFAVD; encoded by the exons ATGGCGGCGGCTGaaggcggcggggcgcggccggACGCGACGGTGCAGCGGGCCGAGCTGGGGCCGCTGCTAGCCACGGCCCTCCGGCCGGGGGAGTCCTG GTACCTGGTGGACAGCCGCTGGTTCAAGCAGTGGAAGAAGTACGTGGGCTTCGACAGCTGGGATATGTTCGGCGCGGGCGATCCCGGCCTCTTCCCTGGGCCTATCGACAACTCGGGTCTCTTCGGCG ATCCAGAAACCCAGAGTTTAAAAGAACACCTCATTGACGAGCTAGATTATGTATTGGTTCCCACCGAAGCCTGGAATAAACTAGTAAGGTGGTATGGCTGCATAGATGGACAGCAGCCTATTGTGAGAAAA GTAGTGGAATATGGTCTGTTTGTGAAGCACTATAAGGTTGAAGTTTATCTTCTTGAGCTGAAGCTGTGTGAGAGCAGTGATCCTGACAATGTAATTAGCTGCCACTTTAGCAAAGCAGATACTGTTG CTACCattgagaaaaaaatgagaaaactgtttAATATCCCAGCTGAGAAGGAAACTAGGTTATGGAACAGGTATATGAGCAACACTTACGAGCAGCTCAGCAAGCTGGATAGCACTGTGCAAGATGCAGGGCTCTATGACGGTCAG GTTGTTCTAATAGAAGTGAAGAATGAAGATGGCACGTGGCCTGGACAGCATTTCCTGGCAAA gtcttgtttagggttacaaaaaacttcttttaagaataccacccagagatctgccccaaggctggatagtcatgggtggcacggcatatgggagaatatgggcaggtatctagagaacttctcacctccaatggtttggaacttcactcctgaacaactacagaaccctcatgaagtggtagaatatttgaaaggaaaatgctgtggctattccaaagaggcacaacttaccacactgtgctgggccctggccagcatctaccaaacactgctcaatattatgcagcaccctcagcgggcagggagggaaaacagaccgacaggcactgcagctattcCAACCCTCATGACAAGCACTGTGGCTACTCAAACTCTggcgacaggcactgtggctactcaaaccccagcgacaggcactgcagctgaaccagagaaccaaactgtgccagtatcagttgcccctgtacagaagaagaaatacacaaaaaaatcagctcacttagtgagggatgaaagtgaaccagggtcatcacgagaacaggaggaagaggcagaaccagagataatcacccgatccctatccccGAGTGAGCTGCGAGATATACAAAAGGATTTCAGCCGCCATCCAGGCGAGCACATtgtcacctggctgctccgatgctgggataacggggccagtagcttggaattagagggtagggaagccaagcagctgggatccctgtctagggaaggggtcattgacaaggcgattgggaaaaagacacaagccctcagcctctggaggcgacttctgttgggtgtgaaggaaaggtaccccttcaaggaagatattacatgtcacccaggcaagtggaccactatggagagaggtatccagtacctgagggaattagctgtgctagaggtgatttataatgagcggttacccacagatccagatgaagtgcaatgcacacaacccatgtggcggaagtttctacgaagcaCACCACCATtgtatgccaactcattggcaatagtgtcctggaaagaaggtgAGGGAcagacagtggatgaagtggctggaCGACTCCAGCAATACGAAGGAAGTATCTCTTCTTCCCTACGGGcctgcatctcagctgtggagaaactgcCAGACATGCTAGCCGAGAAactgtcccgagagttccagcgaTTCGAGGATAAGTTCTGCCCCGCACCTGTCCAGGCCcctatctcagctattaggagtcaGCATTCTTCTGCTGAAGAGAAAGGGTATAGAAGGTACACATCACGtagtaccctgtggttttacctgcgtgaccacggagaggacatgagggagtgggatggaaaacctacctcaacCCTAGAGGCACGG cagagtgcaggttgcattttgttttcgcttggaggggtgtccagtacacctggagtcgactgccccaggggtagaAACAAAGCCCCACCATTTGCcgtggactga
- the USP4 gene encoding ubiquitin carboxyl-terminal hydrolase 4 isoform X7, whose translation MAAAEGGGARPDATVQRAELGPLLATALRPGESWYLVDSRWFKQWKKYVGFDSWDMFGAGDPGLFPGPIDNSGLFGDPETQSLKEHLIDELDYVLVPTEAWNKLVRWYGCIDGQQPIVRKVVEYGLFVKHYKVEVYLLELKLCESSDPDNVISCHFSKADTVATIEKKMRKLFNIPAEKETRLWNRYMSNTYEQLSKLDSTVQDAGLYDGQVVLIEVKNEDGTWPGQHFLAKSCLGLQKTSFKNTTQRSAPRLDSHGWHGIWENMGRYLENFSPPMVWNFTPEQLQNPHEVVEYLKGKCCGYSKEAQLTTLCWALASIYQTLLNIMQHPQRAGRENRPTGTAAIPTLMTSTVATQTLATGTVATQTPATGTAAEPENQTVPVSVAPVQKKKYTKKSAHLVRDESEPGSSREQEEEAEPEIITRSLSPSELRDIQKDFSRHPGEHIVTWLLRCWDNGASSLELEGREAKQLGSLSREGVIDKAIGKKTQALSLWRRLLLGVKERYPFKEDITCHPGKWTTMERGIQYLRELAVLEVIYNERLPTDPDEVQCTQPMWRKFLRSTPPLYANSLAIVSWKEGEGQTVDEVAGRLQQYEGSISSSLRACISAVEKLPDMLAEKLSREFQRFEDKFCPAPVQAPISAIRSQHSSAEEKGYRSCYMPYQWDYSKNRPNQ comes from the exons ATGGCGGCGGCTGaaggcggcggggcgcggccggACGCGACGGTGCAGCGGGCCGAGCTGGGGCCGCTGCTAGCCACGGCCCTCCGGCCGGGGGAGTCCTG GTACCTGGTGGACAGCCGCTGGTTCAAGCAGTGGAAGAAGTACGTGGGCTTCGACAGCTGGGATATGTTCGGCGCGGGCGATCCCGGCCTCTTCCCTGGGCCTATCGACAACTCGGGTCTCTTCGGCG ATCCAGAAACCCAGAGTTTAAAAGAACACCTCATTGACGAGCTAGATTATGTATTGGTTCCCACCGAAGCCTGGAATAAACTAGTAAGGTGGTATGGCTGCATAGATGGACAGCAGCCTATTGTGAGAAAA GTAGTGGAATATGGTCTGTTTGTGAAGCACTATAAGGTTGAAGTTTATCTTCTTGAGCTGAAGCTGTGTGAGAGCAGTGATCCTGACAATGTAATTAGCTGCCACTTTAGCAAAGCAGATACTGTTG CTACCattgagaaaaaaatgagaaaactgtttAATATCCCAGCTGAGAAGGAAACTAGGTTATGGAACAGGTATATGAGCAACACTTACGAGCAGCTCAGCAAGCTGGATAGCACTGTGCAAGATGCAGGGCTCTATGACGGTCAG GTTGTTCTAATAGAAGTGAAGAATGAAGATGGCACGTGGCCTGGACAGCATTTCCTGGCAAA gtcttgtttagggttacaaaaaacttcttttaagaataccacccagagatctgccccaaggctggatagtcatgggtggcacggcatatgggagaatatgggcaggtatctagagaacttctcacctccaatggtttggaacttcactcctgaacaactacagaaccctcatgaagtggtagaatatttgaaaggaaaatgctgtggctattccaaagaggcacaacttaccacactgtgctgggccctggccagcatctaccaaacactgctcaatattatgcagcaccctcagcgggcagggagggaaaacagaccgacaggcactgcagctattcCAACCCTCATGACAAGCACTGTGGCTACTCAAACTCTggcgacaggcactgtggctactcaaaccccagcgacaggcactgcagctgaaccagagaaccaaactgtgccagtatcagttgcccctgtacagaagaagaaatacacaaaaaaatcagctcacttagtgagggatgaaagtgaaccagggtcatcacgagaacaggaggaagaggcagaaccagagataatcacccgatccctatccccGAGTGAGCTGCGAGATATACAAAAGGATTTCAGCCGCCATCCAGGCGAGCACATtgtcacctggctgctccgatgctgggataacggggccagtagcttggaattagagggtagggaagccaagcagctgggatccctgtctagggaaggggtcattgacaaggcgattgggaaaaagacacaagccctcagcctctggaggcgacttctgttgggtgtgaaggaaaggtaccccttcaaggaagatattacatgtcacccaggcaagtggaccactatggagagaggtatccagtacctgagggaattagctgtgctagaggtgatttataatgagcggttacccacagatccagatgaagtgcaatgcacacaacccatgtggcggaagtttctacgaagcaCACCACCATtgtatgccaactcattggcaatagtgtcctggaaagaaggtgAGGGAcagacagtggatgaagtggctggaCGACTCCAGCAATACGAAGGAAGTATCTCTTCTTCCCTACGGGcctgcatctcagctgtggagaaactgcCAGACATGCTAGCCGAGAAactgtcccgagagttccagcgaTTCGAGGATAAGTTCTGCCCCGCACCTGTCCAGGCCcctatctcagctattaggagtcaGCATTCTTCTGCTGAAGAGAAAGGGTATAGAAG ttgctatatgccatatcaatggGATTACAGTAAGAATCGCCCAAATCAATGA
- the USP4 gene encoding ubiquitin carboxyl-terminal hydrolase 4 isoform X8 has translation MAAAEGGGARPDATVQRAELGPLLATALRPGESWYLVDSRWFKQWKKYVGFDSWDMFGAGDPGLFPGPIDNSGLFGDPETQSLKEHLIDELDYVLVPTEAWNKLVRWYGCIDGQQPIVRKVVEYGLFVKHYKVEVYLLELKLCESSDPDNVISCHFSKADTVGCSNRSEE, from the exons ATGGCGGCGGCTGaaggcggcggggcgcggccggACGCGACGGTGCAGCGGGCCGAGCTGGGGCCGCTGCTAGCCACGGCCCTCCGGCCGGGGGAGTCCTG GTACCTGGTGGACAGCCGCTGGTTCAAGCAGTGGAAGAAGTACGTGGGCTTCGACAGCTGGGATATGTTCGGCGCGGGCGATCCCGGCCTCTTCCCTGGGCCTATCGACAACTCGGGTCTCTTCGGCG ATCCAGAAACCCAGAGTTTAAAAGAACACCTCATTGACGAGCTAGATTATGTATTGGTTCCCACCGAAGCCTGGAATAAACTAGTAAGGTGGTATGGCTGCATAGATGGACAGCAGCCTATTGTGAGAAAA GTAGTGGAATATGGTCTGTTTGTGAAGCACTATAAGGTTGAAGTTTATCTTCTTGAGCTGAAGCTGTGTGAGAGCAGTGATCCTGACAATGTAATTAGCTGCCACTTTAGCAAAGCAGATACTGTTG GTTGTTCTAATAGAAGTGAAGAATGA